The following are from one region of the Amylibacter sp. IMCC11727 genome:
- a CDS encoding transporter substrate-binding domain-containing protein, translating into MYRLILICCLIFTFAPITSAQDLTFSTVSREPFSMTQDGQDVGFSVDLINAISADLKKSIALDRKDSFGDMLGAVQNADVDGAIANISITAARETTMDFTLPIFASGIQVMLPSEGSASALFTTILTREIALALVLAFGILFGCGMIMWAFERHRQDYFDRPFTQALFPSFWWALNLVVNGGFEERMPRSPLGRGLGVVMVISSLFIVSIFVARITAAITVEAIQSNVQSINDLEGRTVGTIDGSTSATFLNERGLAYVIYPDLDSMIRAFEANTLQAVVFDGPILAYYVNNKGRGKARIMDKVFKPENYGIALPTNSPIREDINQSLLRLRENGTYDELLIKWFGRV; encoded by the coding sequence ATGTACCGACTCATTCTGATCTGCTGTTTGATCTTCACCTTTGCACCGATCACAAGTGCCCAAGACTTGACCTTTTCCACCGTATCGCGCGAACCCTTTTCAATGACCCAAGACGGCCAAGATGTGGGCTTCTCGGTCGATCTGATCAATGCCATCAGCGCGGACCTCAAAAAATCCATCGCTCTTGATCGCAAAGACAGCTTTGGCGACATGCTCGGCGCGGTCCAAAACGCGGATGTGGATGGGGCCATTGCCAATATTTCCATCACGGCGGCCCGTGAAACCACAATGGATTTCACACTCCCGATCTTTGCCAGCGGTATTCAGGTGATGCTCCCGTCCGAGGGCTCCGCCAGCGCCCTGTTCACAACCATCCTCACGCGCGAAATCGCCCTCGCACTGGTGCTAGCTTTCGGTATTTTGTTTGGCTGCGGCATGATCATGTGGGCATTTGAACGCCACCGCCAAGACTATTTCGACCGCCCCTTTACACAAGCCCTGTTCCCATCGTTCTGGTGGGCCTTGAACCTCGTCGTGAACGGCGGTTTCGAAGAACGCATGCCCCGCTCCCCTTTGGGGCGTGGCCTTGGCGTGGTTATGGTCATCTCCAGCCTGTTCATCGTGTCGATTTTTGTGGCCCGTATCACCGCGGCCATCACAGTCGAAGCCATCCAATCCAACGTGCAATCCATCAACGACCTAGAGGGCCGCACCGTAGGCACCATCGACGGCAGCACCTCCGCCACATTTCTCAACGAACGTGGCTTGGCCTATGTGATCTATCCCGATCTTGACAGCATGATCCGCGCGTTCGAAGCAAACACCCTGCAAGCTGTCGTCTTTGACGGTCCGATCCTCGCCTATTACGTAAACAACAAAGGCCGCGGCAAAGCCCGCATCATGGACAAAGTGTTCAAACCCGAAAACTACGGCATCGCCCTGCCCACAAACAGCCCGATCCGCGAAGACATCAACCAAAGCCTGCTACGCCTGCGCGAAAACGGCACCTATGATGAACTGTTGATTAAGTGGTTTGGCCGCGTCTAA